In Candidatus Chlorohelix allophototropha, one DNA window encodes the following:
- a CDS encoding response regulator transcription factor has protein sequence MVQSRNNIQPEKPNTSSRILVIDDEPGIVDFIELGLGYEGYEVLTASDGKTGLQLALSEIPDLIILDLMLPGIDGFELCQKLRQTSKVPVIMLTARDELDDRVRGLDLGADDYLTKPFQFKELAARIRAVLRRGSNSPEESSEKGSKLLQVQDITLDPALREVRRDSTRIELSLREYELLELLMRHSNQVLPRDTILDRVWGYDFGGDANIIEVYVRYLRQKLGKPNPITTIRGVGYLMKLRQEEEEPD, from the coding sequence ATGGTGCAGTCCCGCAACAATATACAACCGGAAAAACCTAATACTAGCTCTAGAATCTTGGTGATTGATGATGAGCCGGGCATTGTTGATTTCATCGAACTGGGTTTGGGTTACGAGGGCTACGAAGTTTTAACCGCTTCAGATGGCAAAACCGGCTTGCAACTTGCCCTATCGGAAATTCCAGACCTAATTATTCTCGATCTGATGTTGCCGGGAATTGATGGTTTTGAGCTATGCCAGAAGCTTCGCCAGACCTCAAAAGTTCCAGTTATAATGTTAACGGCGCGTGATGAACTGGATGACCGAGTGCGCGGTCTTGACTTGGGGGCAGATGATTATTTAACCAAACCTTTCCAGTTCAAAGAACTGGCTGCCCGTATCAGGGCGGTATTGCGACGGGGCAGTAATAGCCCGGAAGAAAGTTCAGAAAAAGGCTCTAAACTGCTTCAAGTGCAGGATATAACGCTTGATCCTGCCTTGCGTGAGGTGCGGCGCGATTCAACCCGGATTGAATTGAGCCTACGTGAATATGAATTGTTGGAACTACTGATGCGACATTCCAACCAAGTGTTACCGCGCGATACGATTTTGGACAGGGTATGGGGCTACGATTTTGGAGGGGATGCTAATATTATAGAGGTTTATGTGCGCTATCTGCGCCAGAAGCTTGGCAAGCCCAATCCGATTACTACCATCAGAGGGGTAGGTTATTTGATGAAATTGCGCCAAGAAGAGGAGGAGCCAGATTAA
- a CDS encoding sensor histidine kinase — protein sequence MTDSLATRLKDRAATLIIGKSDSSPGPDQRRTGQQDTLPRLADRIATDGNSTEIYAALLDLRGQAVTVEHPSSVIPSFVPGTPSSDNLLRSRQNGSAQFITTLTSTGQVSHERGLAYLIPVSSASSNGQSSDVVGYILLAASINQSDVVLGQLRFILLTALFGALILALLLGLPLARFGLAPLKKMSRTAARIGRGDLSQRVDLPVSQTIAPDDEVQQLAQAFNLMLDQIEQSFQKQQQSETRTRQFAADASHELRSPLTVLGGYLDVLLMGAKDDPVRALRVLQSMRREVDRMSRLVVDLLALTRMDADGGGNLRIESIRVAEILQSAVEDMQVIAGERKIELQFSPESAQAYLTGDNDQLHRVFVNLLDNAIRYTDKDGLIKITTAIVDKGRSVEISLADNGCGISEEQLTHIFDRFYRADPSRSRQTGNAGLGLSIVKSIVEAHDGSIRVVSEVRQGTCFTLRFPLSEISEAEMSFPNVM from the coding sequence ATGACTGACAGCCTAGCAACCCGGCTGAAAGATAGAGCCGCTACGTTGATAATTGGAAAGTCCGATTCATCTCCCGGTCCCGACCAAAGAAGAACAGGTCAACAGGATACCTTACCTAGATTGGCAGACCGTATTGCTACTGATGGTAATTCTACCGAGATTTATGCGGCGTTGCTAGATTTGCGAGGTCAGGCAGTGACGGTGGAACACCCTTCCTCGGTAATACCTTCATTTGTACCCGGTACGCCTTCTTCTGATAATTTACTCCGTTCTCGGCAAAATGGCTCAGCCCAATTCATTACAACCCTGACCAGCACCGGGCAAGTGAGCCATGAACGCGGTCTAGCCTATTTAATTCCGGTATCAAGCGCTAGCTCGAATGGTCAATCTTCCGATGTAGTTGGCTATATTTTACTGGCTGCTTCTATCAACCAATCGGATGTGGTTTTAGGACAATTGCGTTTTATCCTGCTAACCGCCTTATTCGGTGCGTTAATTCTGGCGTTGTTATTAGGCTTGCCTTTGGCGCGTTTTGGGCTAGCGCCGTTAAAGAAGATGTCACGCACTGCCGCCCGTATCGGCAGAGGAGACTTGAGCCAACGAGTTGATCTGCCTGTTTCTCAGACTATAGCGCCCGATGATGAAGTGCAACAATTGGCACAGGCTTTTAACCTTATGCTGGATCAAATTGAACAATCTTTTCAGAAACAGCAGCAGAGCGAAACCCGTACCCGTCAGTTTGCAGCGGATGCCTCCCACGAATTGCGTTCTCCACTTACGGTATTGGGAGGTTATCTTGACGTTTTACTAATGGGCGCTAAGGATGACCCAGTGCGCGCCCTGCGGGTGTTGCAATCTATGCGCCGTGAAGTTGATCGGATGAGCCGTCTGGTGGTAGATTTGCTGGCGCTAACCCGGATGGATGCAGATGGGGGAGGTAACCTGAGAATCGAATCCATACGGGTAGCAGAAATATTGCAAAGTGCAGTTGAGGATATGCAGGTGATAGCTGGGGAGAGAAAAATAGAGTTGCAATTTTCTCCTGAATCCGCGCAAGCTTACCTGACAGGCGATAATGATCAGCTTCACCGTGTGTTTGTGAATTTACTAGATAATGCGATTCGTTATACCGACAAGGATGGACTAATAAAAATAACAACCGCAATCGTTGATAAAGGGCGTTCCGTCGAAATTTCACTCGCCGATAACGGGTGTGGTATTTCAGAAGAACAATTAACCCATATCTTCGATCGCTTTTACCGGGCAGACCCTTCGCGCAGTCGTCAGACTGGTAACGCCGGTCTTGGTCTTTCAATCGTTAAGTCGATTGTGGAAGCTCATGACGGGTCTATACGGGTAGTTAGTGAGGTAAGGCAAGGCACATGTTTTACTCTCCGCTTTCCTCTCAGTGAAATAAGTGAAGCTGAAATGAGCTTTCCTAATGTGATGTAA
- a CDS encoding tyrosine-type recombinase/integrase yields the protein MPRPPANVRSKKPKDHLGELDVAAPNTGQEGTEGQSDGTVSARLASLINDAPQTTPQTRRGRASRAPNEQENQPVRAIQPPLFTVTSRGEVIQPSSAIPPLTPDATLSIARWWFRSYLEQMGRPHNTIASYMYDLAGFDELVGSDKRLDQIGRDDINEFLTISLKKSTRKRRLTSLGAFFKYLINSEKILDKDPTDNFYAEFIPLKTPVVLTLAEQEMMLEAASGENSRTYLMVYFLVKLGFTRTELLAIQVEHVDVSDPENPIIYVFYEDKRWHKKERKLAAAPGFTPAFQRYIAEFAPSRKLFEMLPQSVNKLVERVAKAAKINKKVTPQSLRDTFAVDEARQGANSTKLLLILGLAPDPRNRMSVERYIKLATPLIA from the coding sequence ATGCCTCGGCCACCTGCGAATGTTCGCTCTAAAAAGCCTAAAGACCACCTAGGAGAGCTTGATGTTGCTGCTCCTAATACGGGACAAGAGGGAACCGAAGGTCAATCTGATGGCACTGTATCAGCTAGATTAGCTTCTCTGATAAACGATGCGCCCCAAACTACCCCTCAAACCCGGCGTGGTAGAGCTTCACGCGCACCTAATGAACAGGAAAATCAGCCTGTACGCGCTATCCAGCCTCCTTTATTTACAGTTACGTCCCGTGGTGAGGTGATTCAACCTAGTTCTGCAATTCCTCCCCTTACACCAGATGCCACTCTTAGTATTGCGCGTTGGTGGTTCCGTAGTTATCTGGAACAAATGGGACGACCTCACAATACCATCGCCAGCTACATGTATGATTTGGCAGGATTCGATGAACTCGTTGGTTCTGACAAGAGGCTGGATCAAATCGGACGCGATGATATAAACGAATTTTTGACTATCTCGCTTAAGAAAAGCACTCGCAAACGCCGCCTTACCTCACTGGGTGCATTTTTCAAGTATTTGATAAATTCTGAAAAGATACTTGATAAAGACCCCACCGATAATTTCTATGCTGAGTTCATTCCGCTCAAAACTCCCGTTGTTTTAACCCTAGCTGAGCAAGAAATGATGTTGGAAGCGGCAAGCGGTGAGAATAGTCGCACCTACTTAATGGTCTATTTCTTGGTAAAGCTTGGCTTTACCCGCACAGAACTTTTGGCAATTCAGGTCGAGCATGTGGATGTGTCAGACCCTGAAAATCCTATAATCTATGTTTTCTATGAAGATAAACGCTGGCATAAGAAAGAACGCAAGTTAGCTGCCGCTCCGGGTTTTACCCCTGCTTTTCAGCGTTATATAGCAGAGTTTGCGCCAAGCCGGAAGTTATTTGAAATGCTGCCTCAATCGGTCAACAAATTGGTAGAGCGGGTTGCGAAAGCCGCCAAAATCAATAAGAAGGTTACTCCTCAATCTTTAAGGGATACTTTTGCGGTTGATGAAGCTAGGCAGGGCGCTAATTCTACCAAATTGCTTTTGATTTTAGGTCTTGCCCCTGACCCTCGCAATCGCATGAGTGTAGAACGGTATATAAAATTGGCAACCCCTCTGATTGCCTGA